The following coding sequences lie in one Spinacia oleracea cultivar Varoflay chromosome 1, BTI_SOV_V1, whole genome shotgun sequence genomic window:
- the LOC110793118 gene encoding G-type lectin S-receptor-like serine/threonine-protein kinase At1g67520, producing MHLAQREHIISWYLCLGLVLGSCYSITDSLKQGYQLNDGEYLVSAGKVFTLGFFVPKQQTTVGYFTPESVENCYIGIWYTYDEDKKPVWVANRNRPISKGSGALVIDRNGDLKILHKGLTTIVLTSSQGITRKTVAVLTDNGNFVLRELNLEKVLWQSFDYPTDTLLPGMRLGFNMKTGQNWSITSWVNDQVPALGPFTLGTDPNGTNQLIMWRRGKIHWSSGIWNDSKFENLNDNLYSFDYVSNEDERYFTLSLVHNWHISFPMYQISGQGIISKLDFSRWGSVGLFLFSLVDCKNISHQLALGCVEKQLPECRNKHRFEKTKGYVVSEGFKYEEQNYILGVADCEAKCLTNCSCVAYASIYSNGTGCQFWSDITHLVVDEDEFVVSYYRELYIQTEYRLRVQPQQIFWWIWLIVGTAALLLLLPFAWLGYRVKKSLLKITHCFVQCFSVLGFIVRQILKKYILRLYYNVQRSLEEETRQMEEEILPSELDSSVDQSDHSAGWRKKRKLLRISKKNGMGVFSLKSMVRATDNFLSSNKLGQGGYGIVYKGMLEDGQQVAIKRLSRTSRQGRLEFMNEIKLVAKLQHTNLVKLIGCCIEQGEKMVVYEYMHNKSLDCFLFDSDRKTLVDWKTRFNIIEGIAQGLLYLHKYSRLKIIHRDLKAGNILLDQDMNPKISDFGMAKIFELNESGANTKRVVGTFGYMPPEYAQDGYFSVKSDVFSFGVLLLEIISGKKNNASYCLDRLLNLVGYAWELSAENRGSELIDQTLILDGEDHAEAMRCINVGLLCVQDHPEDRPTMSTVVAMISNETSELPEPKKPAFFIGQDSTQGEHLQHDLEQGSLNDASITEMEAR from the exons ATGCACTTGGCTCAGAGAGAACACATTATTTCCTGGTACTTATGCTTGGGGTTAGTCCTGGGTTCTTGTTATTCAATAACAGACAGTCTGAAACAAGGGTATCAGCTTAATGATGGTGAGTATTTGGTTTCAGCTGGAAAGGTCTTCACATTAGGATTCTTCGTCCCAAAACAGCAGACAACTGTTGGCTATTTTACTCCAGAAAGTGTTGAGAACTGCTACATCGGCATTTGGTATACTTACGATGAAGATAAGAAACCAGTATGGGTTGCCAACCGAAACAGACCAATCTCCAAGGGTTCTGGAGCACTTGTTATTGATAGAAACGGTGACTTAAAGATCTTACACAAAGGTTTGACCACAATTGTATTAACTTCTAGTCAAGGAATAACCAGAAAAACAGTTGCTGTTCTTACAGATAACGGCAACTTTGTGTTGCGAGAACTGAATTTAGAAAAGGTATTGTGGCAGAGCTTTGATTATCCAACAGACACACTTCTTCCTGGAATGAGATTGGGGTTTAACATGAAAACTGGACAGAATTGGTCAATTACTTCATGGGTAAATGATCAAGTTCCTGCACTTGGGCCTTTCACCCTTGGCACTGATCCAAATGGTACAAACCAGTTGATTATGTGGAGAAGAGGTAAAATTCACTGGAGTAGTGGAATTTGGAACGATAGTAAATTCGAGAACCTAAATGATAACCTTTATAGTTTTGATTATGTCTCAAATGAGGATGAAAGGTACTTCACCTTGTCCTTGGTTCACAATTGGCATATCAGTTTTCCAATGTATCAAATAAGTGGACAAGGTATAATAAGTAAATTAGACTTCTCCAGATGGGGCTCCGTAGGGTTATTTCTGTTTAGTCTTGTTGATTGCAAAAACATATCTCATCAACTTGCTCTAGGATGTGTAGAGAAACAGCTGCCAGAATGTAGAAATAAACACCGGTTTGAGAAAACCAAAGGTTATGTTGTTTCTGAGGGTTTCAAGTATGAAGAGCAAAACTATATCTTAGGTGTGGCTGATTGTGAAGCCAAGTGCTTGACCAACTGCTCTTGTGTTGCATATGCTTCTATCTACAGTAATGGAACTGGTTGCCAGTTTTGGAGTGATATCACACACTTAGTTGTTGATGAAGATGAATTTGTCGTTTCTTATTACAGAGAGTTGTATATCCAAACAGAATACAGGTTGAGAG TTCAACCGCAACAAATATTTTGGTGGATATGGCTCATTGTCGGAACAGCTGCCCTTCTGCTGCTCCTGCCATTTGCATGGTTAGGCTATCGCGTCAAAAAGAGTTTGCTCAAAATAACACATTGTTTTGTGCAATGTTTTTCTGTTCTGGGCTTTATTGTACGACAAatcctcaaaaaatatattttgcgGTTATATTATAATGTCCAAAGGAGCCTCGAAGAAG AAACACGCCAAATGGAAGAGGAGATCTTACCATCAGAGCTAGATTCGAGTGTTGATCAGAGTGATCACTCTGCTGGATGGAGGAAGAAGAGAAAACTACTCAGAATTAGCAAGAAGAACGGAATGGGAGTATTTTCTCTCAAAAGCATGGTTCGAGCAACTGATAACTTCTTATCATCAAATAAACTTGGCCAAGGAGGATATGGAATAGTTTACAAG GGTATGTTAGAGGATGGCCAACAAGTAGCGATAAAGAGGCTTTCAAGAACGTCAAGGCAAGGTAGATTAGAGTTCATGAATGAGATAAAGCTAGTTGCTAAGTTACAACACACCAATCTTGTCAAGCTTATTGGATGCTGCATTGAACAAGGAGAAAAAATGGTGGTATATGAATATATGCACAACAAAAGCTTGGATTGTTTCCTATTTG ATTCAGACAGAAAAACACTTGTTGATTGGAAGACACGTTTCAATATTATCGAGGGGATAGCTCAAGGACTCCTCTACCTTCACAAATATTCAAGACTGAAGATAATTCATAGAGACTTGAAAgcaggaaacatattacttgatCAAGACATGAATCCAAAGATTTCAGATTTCGGCATGGCAAAAATATTTGAGCTAAATGAGTCAGGAGCAAATACCAAAAGAGTTGTTGGGACATT TGGTTATATGCCTCCAGAATATGCACAGGACGGATATTTTTCAGTCAAGTCGGATGTTTTTAGTTTTGGGGTGTTGTTGCTAGAAATCATCAGTGGCAAGAAGAACAACGCATCTTACTGCTTAGACCGTTTACTCAACCTGGTTGGATAT GCATGGGAGTTATCGGCAGAGAATAGAGGTTCAGAGTTGATCGACCAAACCTTAATTTTAGATGGTGAAGACCATGCAGAAGCAATGAGGTGTATCAATGTGGGTCTCTTATGCGTGCAAGATCACCCAGAAGATCGACCCACCATGTCAACCGTAGTAGCCATGATTAGCAATGAGACTAGTGAGCTGCCTGAACCAAAAAAGCCTGCCTTTTTCATAGGCCAGGATTCAACACAAGGAGAGCATCTCCAACATGATTTAGAGCAGGGCTCCTTAAATG